In Oreochromis aureus strain Israel breed Guangdong linkage group 22, ZZ_aureus, whole genome shotgun sequence, the genomic window TAGTAAGTCCCAATCCAAGGTGAGTTGAGTGAGAAGATCAAATCTCAAGAATCCAATTTTGTAATCGATCTCAATAACCAACCCCTTGTTGTTACATGTGTAAACGTGTTTGTTTATCAACTTTGAGGAATCACCAGTCGAGACACTTTATTgagattattatttattaaagcattgaataattaaaaagtaTTGTGTACATGGATCTATTCTGTTCAGAAAACCACAGGCTGTAAAACAGTTAGATACAGCTAACTTCCCAGAAGTGAGTACCCAAGCTTAGAGGTACAGCTCCTGCTCTGTTACACATGTCCTAGATGTTTTCTCTATTCTTTCATCCTTCACCCAATAACTTGTTGTCTTAGCGACCATGAGGGCAACCCTGGCTGAGATAACTGACGATGTTTTTGTCTCATTTGGTACTGATGACCCACCTTATCATAGTACTTAGTGTCCCTTTACCTTGAAGCTTCTACACTGTCACCATTTCTAACAAAACACTGTGTAGACATCTAAATTCTTAAGCTCTTATTCAATATAATACTTAACCCATGAAAAAATCCGATTTGAGGTGAcctcgttgttctctttcccccctcccctcacccctgtAGTAAAAGCAATTTTCTTACAATTGACACATACTTAGCATAATTCACttcattttgcataatttcaacaggatttcttattttaaacaaaaatacattgctTCCCTCCATCATTCTATTCTTTACACTCACATACAGAGTTTAAGGTCACATCTGCACAGAAAGAGTGTACACACAGAGAAAGTCTGGGTTGAAAGGTTATTAGAATTATTTCATTATAGTGATTATTTTCTTGTTTGACTTTATTAATTCTTGATTATATTTTGATTACATTTCTGATGTGATTGGTCACTCTGTGCTACATTACACCCCCAAAGGctggatttcaggccttttccTTAATTTCTGACTGCATCAGGGCTCAGGAATCTCATtcttctttacattattttagTGAATGTTATTTTAACACATTCAAAATAAcctacaaaatgaaaaagattcTTAAAAAATGGTGTGAACGAACACCATATTCGTGTGTCTACTCATTTTTTCTCAATCAACGACACATCCACCAAGGAACACGTCTGACCAGCATTCTCCCCCACCACCTGATCANNNNNNNNNNNNNNNNNNNNNNNNNNNNNNNNNNNNNNNNNNNNNNNNNNNNNNNNNNNNNNNNNNNNNNNNNNNNNNNNNNNNNNNNNNNNNNNNNNNNNNNNNNNNNNNNNNNNNNNNNNNNNNNNNNNNNNNNNNNNNNNNNNNNNNNNNNNNNNNNNNNNNNNNNNNNNNNNNNNNNNNNNNNNNNNNNNNNNNNNNNNNNNNNNNNNNNNNNNNNNNNNNNNNNNNNNNNNNNNNNNNNNNNNNNNNNNNNNNNNNNNNNNNNNNNNNNNNNNNNNNNNNNNNNNNNNNNNNNNNNNNNNNNNNNNNNNNNNNNNNNNNNNNNNNNNNNNNNNNNNNNNNNNNNNNNNNNNNNNNNNNNNNNNNNNNNNNNNNNNNNNNNNNNNNNNNNNNNNNNNNNNNNNNNNNNNNNNNNNNNNNNNNNNNNNNNNNNNNNNNNNNNNNNNNNNNNNNNNNNNNNNNNNNNNNNNNNNNNNNNNNNNNNNNNNNNNNNNNNNcctgaatactttattaaagcAGCAGCTTTGACATCAATTACAGCATATTTGAGGGTGATGATACAAGCTTGGCACACCTATATTTGGGAAGTTCCTCCAATTCTTCTCTTTAGAACCTCTGAAGTTCCATCAGGTTGGATGGGGAGCATTGGTGCACAGCCATTTTCAGATCTCTTCAGAGATGTTCAGTTGGGTTCTGGGCTCTCTGGCTGGGCCACTCAAGGACATTCACAGAGTGGTTCAGAAGCTACTCATTTATTATCTTGGTCTGTGCTTAGGGTCTTGTTGGAAGATAATCTTTCGCCACTGTTGAAGGTCCAGAGTACTTTGGAGCAGTCAAACAACCCGGACTAGTCTCCCAATTCCTGCTACTGAAAAACATTCtcacagcatgatgctgccaccaccatgcttcattGTAGGGATGGTATTGGTCAATCTTTGTTTGATCAGAGCAGAGAATTTTGAAGAATTCCAGAGTGCTGTCATGTGTATTTTACTGAGGAGTGGCCACTACAGAGGCCTCCCCTGTCTAGGAAGAGACCTGGTGGTTCCAAACTTTTATCATTTACAGATGATGGAGCCCACTATGCATTTTGGGACCTTGAATGCTGCAGATATTTTTCTGTCCCTTCCCCAGATCAGTGCCTCAATACAGTTCTGTGAAGATCTACATACAGTTCCTCGGACTGTACAATTTGGTTCATCCTCCAACGTGCACTGTCAGCTACGGGACTTTATATAGTCAGGTGGGAGTCCTTCCAAATTGTGTTCAATAAACTAAATTTGCCACAAGAGCAATCCGTCCAAGTTATAGAAACAACTGATAGATGATTAGTGGAAACAGGATGTACCTGAGCTCAATTTTGAGTCTCATGGCAAAGGCTGTGAATACTTATGTACATATTAtagttttgcttttcatttttagaaactccacAAGAATTTGAAGCAAACATTTTTCACTTAGTCATTAATTGGAATTGTGTGTAGAATTTTgaggtgattttaaaaaaaaattcaatctATTTTGGAATAAGGCTGTAACACGACAACATATGGAACAAATGAAGTGCCATGAATACTTCCTGGATGCACTGTACTAGTCTATAAGTCTCCAGAGTAATCAAATCGctgttatgcagatgatattcaTTATGCATCTCTAACAGTTACAAAgtgataatagtaataataactgAAGTCTTACcagtagaaagaaaaaaagtagcaCTTCAAAAGAAAAGATCCAGAATGGTTGAGAACAAAGGTTTCTTCTGCTGTTTAGAGACGTAAAGCTACTGGAGTCAAATTGCAAATAAACGTGGGACTGCAGGGACTGTACAGTTTTCTTCAGCCCCACacagttaaaagaagaaaactgcaCCACCTTGTGGTTGTATGTCCAACCATTCAAAATAACGTTTACACCCATGTCCATACAGACATCACTAATAtagatttaaatatttactttgaAGGAAGAAACCCAAAATTTTTTATAAAATGGTAATTAATTGATAATTAAATATATACGTCATTATTTAAATGTCaattaaattcatttaaaacagtttataaattatttctatttccaattttaattaattgacacatttaactaattatttaattttatatttaagttATTCATATTGGCACTTGAAACCCTCCATAAGTAGGCTCATGACATATTTTATGCAAGATGTTTTCCGTGATGACTGTGAGACACAAATGGCCTGTAAGTGTTAAcacatcattttatttaattctatTGCTGCTGGCTTGGATGGTTAACTTCACAGCAATAACATAACTCTTCACAATACTTCTTCAAAGCGTCCCCCATCAAGTGGATCCTGACAAGTTTAATCTTGTTAATTGTTTCCTCACACATCTTTGACAGTCCCAACACATGCTGCAAGTCACACGGTGATGGAGGTGGAAGAACAACACCGAAGGGGGAAACTCAGGGGTCCCACAAAAAGAgtaaatctgttttttgtttttatttcaaaatgtactgctactgtcacacacacacacacacacacacacacacacacacacacacacacacacacacacacacacacacacacacacacacacaacctacCATTTTGAGGTTTTCTTAGTAGTCAGTGTGTTTGATGATATTTGGCCTGGCATGACAGATTAAGTATCTTTGATAAGTATAAATATGATAGTGATGACCAGATGAAGCCTTGAAGCTTTCCATCCAACTGGATAAAAATAGTTTCTTTTCTCGAAGCTTCATGTGCACACAGACCCCCCTGCTGGTCAACATCTTTACTGTCATTTCAACTAATTCTGACCCCCTCTTGGCTTTCTTACAACAGTGTCAGCATGGGAATAATCACTGCGTGTTTGTGTTAAAACTGAAGTGTTTTcaaatgatggagcagtgattgTGCTTATAACTACTGGGGTGATTTTGACTTGTCAATATTACAGACGTAACACATGACATTATTTACAGGAAAATTATGTGTGAAACTTTATTGAGTGAGATCACCTCAAAGTTTTACCACACAGGGGGAAACGCTTCTCCTTTCAGCAGGCTCCATGAAAACAAGCTCCTCAtgtcacaacacaaacactaataCACAAATTTTGGGGGTAATCCATTGTGCTCCTGAATGTTTGTGAATCACATCAACACTCAAACCACTTTCTGAAACAGCGAGGCTTCAAACATCACCATTGATGTCACTTGCCCTTAAAGAAGGAAGCCTTTATATGCACTTCATAAAAGATTTCCTGGATTTCTAACACATGCTCCAAAGCCTTGGCACAGTGCATCCCATCACTAGTGAATGGTGTGTTTCTTTCCTCAGAATTTACTATTGTTCTGTCACGATGAACAGGGGGACTCAAGTGCAGGGATTTATTTACAACACCAAGTGATAAATATACAAAAGTGCAAGGGGTCAGGGCTCCAGGGAATCCAGGGGAACAGGGTAGGTCACGCTCACTCCTCTTCAGCCACACAGTGCGATCTGCCAGCCACACACCAAGTCACTAACGATCACTTCCAAGAGGTCTATTCACAAAGAGAACAGGTTAGGATGCAGGTAAACACAAACGAGTTCAAAAAAATTACTCATCCTAGATCCAGCGAGGAGTAGCAACGCATCCTCATCTTAAGTAGTGAAAGGAAAAATGGGTAATGAGCCTCAGGTGGGTAGAAACCTCGCCAGTGCGTGGGCCAAGGGCAGGAATCCATAATGAGTTCTGCCCAAGCAGGGGAGTGGCAAAgcaagagacaaaacaataacaaaaacaatgtCTCAGCTGATCATCCTCAGGCAGTCATGCCAGACCATGGCATGTTCTTTTTGCAACAGTTTTAGAATGTTCCCATGTCCACAATGCTAACCTGAAAGCAAGCATTTACTGCCCTAGTCCTGATTCTTAGTGTTCCAAGAATCTGCAAAAGCCTGTCTCTGTAAAGTTTTGCACATTTGAATACTTGCAAATGTTACGtactcttaaaaataaatagataaataaatacacaaatcaggcataacattacAACCACCTGCATGACACTGTGTTGGTGCGAGTTCTGATGTTCATGCCCATTGTTAGTGGTTTCAGTTGCATGGGTCAGCATGGGCATCCTGACTGGTCTGTGTCTGTGCACTGCCCCATACACAACAAACTGCAGAGTCTTCGCTCCCCATGTACATCAGTGAGCCTTGGCCACCCATGTCCTTTCTGTCCCTTCCACTTTTGATCGATACTGACCATTGCACACCAGGAACAAGTTACAAGGGCTGTAATTTTGAAGATGCTCTGGCCCTGCTGTCTGGCCATCACAATTTGGCCCTAGTTATACAGGggtgccatgatgaagagatagtcagtgttattcacttcaaCTGTAAATGGTCATAATGTTATACCTGATCAGTGTAAGTAAAGAGTATAGCGTGCTTATGTTCTAAACTACTGTATGCTGCCTGCCtactatatatatgtgtatatatatatatatatatatatatgtgtgtgtgtgtgtgtgtgtgtgtgtgtgtgtgtgtgtgtgtgtaggaacaTGGTTAACCTCATGTGAAATGGGAAACGTAATGATGATGGTGTAAGAAAGATGCCTACACCACTTTTGTTCTGTGAGATCTACAGTTAAGATCCagtttacagttttcctgtgcagaccacagctgctgcagcttttaGCTATTAACCAGAGCGTACTATGTGCTGTAGCCTGAAGACAGAGCTGTTTTTTTGAAGTTGTCTGGGTCCAGCCCTACAGAGTGTTGGGGAGGACAACAGCTGCAACAAATCCCATGGAAGATGAAGGCTTACTATAGTGTGGAAGATGATCTGTGTCACTGCTGGTCCTGGCCTCagactgtgtgttctgtctgctttgaaatactgtgaaggtttaaaaaataataatattcaaATAGATGGGTCAccagaaaagcaaaaataatggaaatgatttaaaaatcatttatttaaaaatacatcatctacacataaaataaataaattttgcttttttaaaatcattgatAAGATCGTTATTTCTGTTACAATACATTATATTGTTCATAATAAATCCCATCAAGTACAAACTGatgatttaaatataatttcacATAAAggaatttttatttaatagatATAAGTGTTAAACATagttatttattcaaatattacctttgcttaaaaaaatattattgctgTAATGCAGTATCACTGTactacatttaaatttacaatatttgcctttaaaaacattttatattatatGTAAATTGACCTTCAAAACTGTGGTTGAATGATATAAATTATAGAATGATGAGATTTAGGCTACATCCACAcatacacgggtatttttgaaaattggGATTTTccgttttttggggttttttttaattccgtCCACACGGGGAGCTTTGAAAAAATATCCCTGTCCACATGTAAACGCTAAAAACGAAGTCAAACGCTGTCAAGAACATGCCAAATCCTAactgtgtagaaatgttggccaatcagaattCTAGAAGCCTGGGAGGGAAAGAGTAAACAGGGTTTTGTGAGGGCACAAAACTTTAAGCACTTCTGAAAagtttttgtgttgttctgGGAAGGCAGCTAATTTTGTGTTACTGTTCAAGTGCTgtcatcatttcaaatgttaataactAAAGACACTATTTTGGCTGGTGTAGACTCACAGCTTAGGAATGAACAAAACGCATACAGCACACATAAATTTAATTTCTAAAAAATTAAATCTATTCCAAACTGACATCAGGATTTGGGTTGTGAGAGAGTCTATGTTGAATGTAGAAGCCACATCTGGTGTTCACTCTGATGCCTCTGTCTGTCTACATGGAGGGACAgtagctgtgtgtgtatgtaagcgtgtacaAACTGCAGgtagtcagattaacagcaacagtattttgtctctatccaCCATTAtagaaacaataacgtggcgcacagcgtgacgtcaAAAACGGCGCACACCTTTGAGGTTGCGTGACTAAATTTctgttttcctcgtccacacgtaaatgcaaaaatggACTTTTTGAAAATCTCCACCTtggcaggagtttttaaaaatctctgttttcagttaGCCACAAAgctgtttacgtgtggacgaaaggcctAAACGcagagaaacagctgcgttttcaaaaacaCCTGTGTACATAGCCTTAGCTTAACATTGACAAGTCTTAAGCAATTAGCACACTGTTCAGTGAAAGTATCCTGTGCTAAATAGCTTTTAAAGagtcacagaaacaaaaaacaaaacaaaaactcagaaaaaaatgaacatggCAAGTCCCCCTGGTGCTGCAGACACCTCAAAAAGAAAGGTCACTTGTGGACACAAAAACACTGTGTTTCACTAAAGTGTGTCAAATGTATGTTTTCTTCACTGAGcacagaatgaaagaaaaagccTTTTCACAGTCATACCTACTACTTCTTGTGGCACATAACCTGCGATGAAAATCCACAGATAACAAATCATATTAACAACTACTTTaactattttaaaatgctaTTGCCATTTCACTGTTAAGctaatggtttaaaacaaagacATTAATTTTTCTGAGCTTTAGGATCATTGGGGGAAACTTTAACTTTAGCTACACCCACTTATTCCTGCCATCACAACAATTCTGTGTTTCAACCCAGAGCTTTAATCCAAAGAGCGATCAGTGGACTGAGTCATCTGACCGTCCATATCATCTATCAGAGCTCTTTTATAAACTCTCATTACACTCTGCCTAAAGCCATCACTAGCTTTTAGCCCCATGCAGAAGTACAACAGCGGGTTCACACAGCTGTTAAAGTAGGCAACACCCTTTGCTACAGGGTACCAGATTTTCACCACTGCATTATTATTGTCCACCATCTTCACCATTAGGAGGCAGTGGTAAGGTGCCCAACACAGGAAGAAGGCAATGACCAAACATGCTAGTATACGCAGGGGGCGGGACTTGCCTAACAGGCGTGTGCGTCGGATTCCCACCCCAGCCAGGGTATAACAGACCAGAATGACCACGAAGGGAAATATGAAGCCGCACAGGAAGCGGATGGAGTACAGAGCAACTTTGGTGCTGTTGTACCCTTCTGCCTTCTCTTTTGGGTCCACAGAACATTTAGTAAGGTTGTTGGTGTCCACGTACATTTGGCGATGGATGAAGTAGGGAATGCTGAAGAGGATCGCTGTGATCCAGACGCAGACTGCCACCATCCTCGCTACCCACAGCGTGCGTCGGCGCCTTGTGAAGACCGGCCGCCAGATGCAGAGCACTCGATCCAGACTGATCACAGCCAGCAGGAAGACAGAGCAGAACATGTTGGTGTATTTGAAGAAGCCATTGAACTTGCAGGGAAAGAGGCCAAAAGGCCAGTGGTCAAAGAAGAGGTTCTGAGTGAGGGAGAGAACCCGTGTGAAGCAGAAGATCAGGTCTGCTATCGCCAGATTCACCAGCCACACGTTGGTGACCTTTGGCTGTGgatgaagaagaaaataaaacaagatgGAAAAGAGAAGaatggaagaaaataaaatatatttatatgaacCAAGTCACCAGATTGTGATATTGTCAGCATATTATCAATTTTAAAATATCACTATTTGGCATCAATCGCAATCTTATATGAAACTCAGCAGGCTGTCATTATCAGTAGCAatcaataataaacagagcaacACATATTATGCACACATCTAATGTTTATGTGAAAAAATACATGAGAAGACTGTTGGCAAATTTCATCACAGGGTAATAAGTTGGTCAAGTAAATTAAACCTCTGTCCACCCTCCAGCCTCCAAGTGGGAATTTTTGTTCCTATTTTAACTTGCAAACACGGCATCCGTTACTACTTCTGAAATGGCTATCACTGAAATTGTGACCAGCTCTCAATAGGAGGAAGAGGTGAGACAGATATTGACTGATAATGATCACTCATTGGGCTGATAAGGTTCGAGGCTGATAGTTGAGGATACACTTATTAAATTTAGCCACACTGTGCATCAAAGTATACAGTCATAATCAGtgcattaattaattaagtcAAAACtggtagaaaaataaataaataaaaacaaaatacatttcaaaaggcTGTTGTTTAACCATACCATGTCAAAAGATATAAGTTCATTAACAGCTGGGTTTCCTTATATCCTGACATGATCAGAAACTAAAACATAATCAGTACACTGATAGGATTGATCTGTTCTGGGTTTAttaacaaaacagaagaaaagaaaaacagatggtTACTTAGAGTTATTTAAGCCAGTGGGTTAATTCGTCAAGAAATCACTGTATTTGCATATGTAATCATGTGTTCTACTTAAGCCAACAGAtccaaatttattttaaaaatataacatgtaAAGAAGTATTCATAAGTATTTTTTGCTCAGTACTTTATTGAAGCACCTTTGACATCAATTATAGCCTTACCTACACCTATTTTTGGAAAGTTCCTCCCTATCTTCTCTGTAGAACTTCTCAAATTCCATCATGCTGGATGGGAAGCATCGATACACAGATAttttcagatttcttcagagATTTTCATTTGGCTTCTAAGCTCTGGCTGGGCCACTCAGGGACATTCACAGAGTGGTCCTGAAGCCGATTAGTTACTGATTAGTTATTGTGCTGTATGCTTAGGGTCTTGTTCTAGTGAAAGATCATCGTCCAAGAGAACAAGACCCTAAGCAGGAAACCAGAAGCTGTTCATAATGATATACAGAGACATGCTTGATGCTAACCTTCTCAAGAGTGACTGGACATCAGCAGTGCGCGGTTTCCTACAGATATGAGGTTTGGCATTCAGCCCAGTGAGTTCAATCTTTCTTTCCAGAGAACCagataattttatttttcatggtcTGAGAGTCCTTCAGACACTTTTGGGAAACTTCAGGTCGGGTATAATTCCCTGGACTTCATATCTTAGTTTGTGCTCTGACAAGCACTGTCTGGGACTTGAATCTGACAGCTGATCAGTGGAAACAGGATGCACCTGACCTCAATTATGAGTGTCAAAGGCTGTAAATATTTATGTACATGTTATATTTTTGCTTCTTATCTTTAAGAAATGTGTAACACTTTTAAACAAACCTTTTTGAAgaagttgaatctataattcaACTCTTACCTAAGTATTTTTATAATTcaagtatttgtacttctacttaagtgaTGAATGTATGTTCTTTTGCCACTTCTGCCTTTTAGCATGAAAAAGGAAATATTTCCAAGTCTACTAAGAGGCGAATGCTAAATCTGccgctgtttcttttttcatgagTATACTGGTTGCATTCATGCATTGATACGTAACATAGAAAACCCCAAAAGCATGTTTACTGAAGCTGACAACACTTGCCTATGAAATATTGTGCAAACTAAATATGTGAACTTTCACAGAGACACTTAAAAGCTCAGAaggtatttaaaatacattttatattttacatctaCCTTAAGTTTGAATCCAGCCACCCAGATCACTATAGAGTTCCCCGTGATGCCGAGCACAACGGTCAGTGCATATAAAATGATGGCAACATTATCCACTATGTCACTGATGTCCACCATAGTTGCCTGGTGTGGCTGCAAAAGAGAgaacagaaaaagaacaaaatattacTCATCATGTAACTCCTGACCTCCCAGACAGTGAACAGGAAATCATAAGATTAACTCACATGTTGCTCTATGTTATCATACTCACTGACTCTGTAGATGATTTTTCTTCGGCCAACTAAGGCGTTTGCTCTGCTTCACATTGGCTGCTTTCTTTTCGTCACACTGCTCACCATGAGACATATATTACTTTTACAGGCATTGTAAAGAatatatctttttttaatgttattgctTTATATATCaagttacaataaaaataaccaGGCCAGTGGGTCTTAAAAAGGTACACAGGTCAGATGAACCAAAAAAATATgacatcattatttatttaacaaaagtcAACATGCGGAAGCAGTGAGTCAAAGATTAAGTACACCattactgcttccatagaaaTTAAAGGATAAGTAGCAGGAAGGTGCTGGAAGTCAAGTGCACTTGATTGGGCGTCAGCAAGTGTGATCATGTCTATAACAGTAGAGAACTTGGCAGTTTTTTGTTGTGGAATGTTAAAGTGTGTGTTCACACACAGTGTAGCAGGAAAGACTCGGCAATGATCTCAGAGAAGCAACTGTTGCTACCCCTTAGTCTGCGAAGGGTTACAAGGTAATTTTCAAACAACTCATGGGTGTGTATGGTTCTTCCACATGCTACTGAGGCCCCTGTTTcttaaagttattacatttctaatatgttttatttcatcACACTTCAATAATCCAATTCAATACACAAGACTCAATGACAGTATAAGTTGTTTGGCATTGGCAGAAGAAGATTTGGCAAGTTTTTTCAGGGGCGCAAcccacacactcaactctactgctcaacccacaaatgcattaTGGTCACAAATGTGGCACCATTTATGGGGGTAATAAACTGGTTTTCTAGTGGTGTACATTTATTAACACGAAGCATTGTCACAAATGTCACAAAgatgcaaatataaatttacTGTCTGAGTGGCTGACTGAGCTTTACTTTTGTCTGACATTATGTTTCTGTGAAACAATTTACTTCAagcttttgttgtattttaaagtgtgtgtgtgtgaaatgtttAAACTTATCGAAAGAGGAAGTATGTTATGGAAGTAGGTCaggtcagaaaaaaaatatgtgacaTTAAGCACATTTCATCATCTGATAAAGAGCATGTTACAGAGTCGAAAGCTCAAAAACAAGTAACAAGTGGCCTACTCTCACACTTGTAACACAAGCTATTCCCTAGTTTTAAGGAAAAATTGTTGCGTTTTCAATTCCTCCACAGGTTAGTGGCAACTACGTTCACTCTGTTGAGCCGTCAGGACATATGGTGACACATGGCTTTTGTTATCGCTATATTTTTGACTGTTGCCCAAAAATGTATCAAGCTACAACTTAATGTGCTGTTTTGGGTATTTTGACCCTGAAGTTTTGATCCTTAATGTAGTTAAACCTGATGGATTTGAGTGAgatgaacacattttgaacactaactacaaataaaatcatAATATATGGAAAACTGAGTTATAGTATTTGTTAGTTTGGTAAAAAGTTGTTATTACAGCTTGCATGATCATGCTTTGATGCACATGTTTACTTACAATTTAGATGCCTACAAGACCGTGAGTCAGCTgctttagaagaaattctagttttattgttttatccaTATTAAGGTTCCTAAAACTTTCTTGCCTGTGGGATTGCCCGCCATACAATAATAActaaaaagactaaaactaaattaaaaaagtTAATGTGAAATAGAAAGAGATACTAATTTGAAAATACAAAGGTAGAGCAACACATAGCTCCTGATCCTGATTCTTTACACTGCACTTCACAAATCTATAAATTTagaagttattattattacccaGTCAGAACATAAATGTGCCACTAATACCCAGAGCCTGACTTTTTTGATGTGTCAAAATT contains:
- the LOC116324205 gene encoding C3a anaphylatoxin chemotactic receptor-like, with the protein product MVDISDIVDNVAIILYALTVVLGITGNSIVIWVAGFKLKPKVTNVWLVNLAIADLIFCFTRVLSLTQNLFFDHWPFGLFPCKFNGFFKYTNMFCSVFLLAVISLDRVLCIWRPVFTRRRRTLWVARMVAVCVWITAILFSIPYFIHRQMYVDTNNLTKCSVDPKEKAEGYNSTKVALYSIRFLCGFIFPFVVILVCYTLAGVGIRRTRLLGKSRPLRILACLVIAFFLCWAPYHCLLMVKMVDNNNAVVKIWYPVAKGVAYFNSCVNPLLYFCMGLKASDGFRQSVMRVYKRALIDDMDGQMTQSTDRSLD